CGCCTTGGGAAACTTTTCGAAGGCAAAGCGCGGCACCTTGGTGACCACATAATCGATCGCCGGCTCAAAAGAAGCCGGGGTCACACCACCAGTGATGTCGTTACTGAGTTCATCCAGGGTATATCCAATCGCCAATTTGGCGGCAATTTTGGCAATCGGGAAACCGGTCGCCTTGGACGCCAACGCTGACGAACGCGACACTCGAGGGTTCATCTCGATCACCACCATACGGCCATCTTTAGGATTAAGACCGAACTGGACGTTGGAGCCCCCGGTCTCGACGCCGATCTCACGCAATACCGCCAAAGAGGCGTTACGCATGATCTGGTATTCCTTGTCGGTCAGGGTCTGGGCCGGGGCAACGGTAATGGAATCACCGGTGTGCACTCCCATTGCATCGAAGTTCTCGATGGAGCAGACAATGATGCAATTATCGTTACGATCGCGCACCACCTCCATCTCATACTCTTTCCAACCGATCAGGGATTCATCGATCAACAACTCATTGGTCGGAGACAGATCCAGTCCGCGCTCACAGATCTCAACAAACTCTTCCCGGTTATAGGCGATACCACCACCGGTGCCACCCATGGTAAAGGAGGGGCGAATAATGCAGGGAAAACCAACCTCGGCCTGCACGGCATGGGCTTCGTCCATATTATGGGCGATGCCAGCCTTGGGCGTCTCGAGCCCGATAGCTTTCATCGCGACATCGAAGCGAGAGCGATCTTCCGCCTTATCGATGGTATCGGCATTGGCTCCGACCATCTCTACGCCGTACTTTTCCAGCACCCCATGGTGCTCAAGATCGAGGGCACAGTTGAGCGCCGTCTGCCCACCCATGGTGGGTAGCAGGACGTCGGGACGCTCTTTCTCGATAATGCGCTCAACGGTCTGCCAACGAATGGGCTCGATATAGGTGGCATCGGCCATGGCCGGGTCGGTCATAATGGTGGCCGGATTAGAGTTGACCAGGATAACCCGGTAACCCTCTTCACGCAGTGCCTTACAGGCCTGTGCGCCGGAGTAATCGAACTCGCAGGCTTGGCCGATAACAATCGGGCCTGCACCGAGGATCAGGATACTTTGTATGTCTGTACGCTTTGGCATGATGTAAATCTTCTGGCTGCTGGTCTCATGGCCGCCTGAGCGGCCCTCGGGCAAAAGTAGGATGCGGTTTAACGACGCTCTCGAATCAGTTCGATAAAGCGGTCAAACAGTGGCGCTACGTCATGGGGGCCGGGACTCGCTTCCGGGTGCCCCTGAAAGCTGAAGGCCGGTTTGTCAGTACGGGCAATACCCTGCAAGGAACCGTCGAACAGGGATTTATGGGTCGCCTTCAGACAATCGGGCAAGGAGCTTTCACTGACCGCAAAGCCATGGTTCTGGCTGGTGATCATAACCACCTTCGACGCCAGATCCTGAACCGGATGGTTGGCCCCGTGGTGGCCAAATTTCATCTTCTCGGTACTCGCGCCGCTGGCCAAAGCCATCAACTGATGACCCAGACAGATACCAAACACCGGTATATCGGTCTCCAGAATTTCTTTGATCGCCGCTATGGCGTAATCACAAGGCTCAGGGTCACCGGGGCCGTTGGAGAGGAAGATACCATCGGGGTTCATGGCCAACACCTCAGCTGCAGGAGTCTGAGCCGGCACGACGGTCAAACGACAACCACGGGCTGCTAACATGCGCAGGATATTGCGCTTGACACCGAAATCGTAAGCCACCACATGGTAGGGCAATTCGCTAACCTCGGGGTGAGAGTCGGTTTCCAGTTCCCAGACACCGTTGGTCCATTGGTACTGCTGGTCAGTAGTGACCTCTTTGGCCAGATCCATCCCCTTCAACCCGGGAAATGCCTTGGCCAGCTCCAGCGCACGCGCTTCATCGACGCTGTCACCGGCCACAATACAACCGTTCTGAGCGCCTTTTTCCCGCAGAATACGGGTCAGACGACGAGTATCGATATCTGCGATCGCTACCACATTACGCTCTTTCAGGTAGTCATCCAGCGATTGCTGATTTCTCCAGTTGCTGGCCAACAAAGGCAAATCACGGATGATAAGGCCTGCCGCCCAAACTTGAGTCGACTCCTCATCTTCCGGCGTCGTGCCCGTGTTGCCAATATGCGGATAGGTCAAGGTGACCATCTGACGCGCATAGGAGGGATCGGTAAGAATCTCCTGATAACCCGTCATCGCCGTATTAAAAACAACTTCTCCGCTAGTTTCTCCGGCGGCGCCGATAGAAACCCCTTTAAACACGCTCCCGTCTTCGAGAACCAAAATGGCTGATTGGGTCAAAGATTCCTCCCCCTGTAATCCAAGATACCGCTAGTCAAAAACCAAACTTTCAAAAAAAAACGAGATGAGCACCAAATGCCACATCTCGTTTTTATATGTTTACTTGTCGCAAAGCGCTCGCCCATTTTCGGACACAAAATTGGCGGGATTTTACGGAATTATGCTCCGCCTGTCCATGAACAATTACTACTCGCTTCAATCCAACGCCAGCACATCCTGCATATCGTACAAACCCGTACCTTTATGCTGCAGCCAGACAGCCCCGCGCAGGGCACCTTTGGCAAAGGTCATACGACTGGAGGCTTTGTGAGTGATCTCGATCCGCTCACCTTCGGTGGCAAATAATACGGTATGATCGCCGACCACATCTCCCGCACGAATGGTTTCGAAACCGATGGTTTTAGGATCCCGCTCGCCGGTCACGCCTTCTCGACCGTAAACCGCACATTCTGCCAGATCACGATCGAGCGCTTCGGCTACAACCTCCCCCATACGCAAGGCCGTACCGGAAGGAGCATCCACCTTATGACGGTGATGCGCCTCTATAATCTCAACATCGTAATCATCACCCAGAGATTTGGCCGCCATCGCCAACAGCTGCAGACACAGGTTAACGCCGACACTCATATTCGGCGCAAACAGTATCGGAATGTCCTCCGCTGCACGCTTCAGCTGATGCTTCTGCTCGCCACTGAGCCCCGTCGTACCAATCACAATCGCCTTACCATGCTGGCGACAGAGTTCGACGTTCGCCAGGGTAAAATCCGGGCGCGTGAAATCAATCACGACATCAAAGGCATCAAGTTTATCCGCCAGAGAACCGCTAAGCTCAACCCCGATCTTGCCAATACCCGCCAGTTCACCAACATCGGAGCCAATCAAGCTACTGTCAGGCCGATCAATGGCGGCTTTCAGCTTCGCCTCTTTACTGGCTTGCAGTGCCTCAATCAGGACACGACCCATACGACCTGCTGCACCGACTATTGCTACACGTACCATCGTCATCAATTCCCAATCAGGACTTCATCTCTTCAAAAAAGCTTTTCACACCCTCAAACCAGGAGGTTTTACGGGGAGACTGCTTACCCGTGCCCTCTTCCTCGAAGGAGCGCTGCAAAGCTTCCAGCAGTTCTTTCTGTTCCTTGGTCATGCTCACCGGTGTCTCGACAATCACTCGGCACATCAGGTCGCCCTGACTGCCACCTCGTACCGGAGTCACACCCTTGCCACGCAGGCGGAAGAGCTTACCGGTCTGAGTTTCAGCTGGCACCTTTAATTTGACGCGACCATCGAGGGTCGGCACTTCCAACTCGCCACCCAGCGCTGCGTCGACAAAAGTAATCGGCACCTCGCAATACAGATGCTTACCATCACGATGGAAAATCGAGTGCTCCTTGACCGACACCTGCACATAAAGGTCACCGGAAGGCCCACCATTAACACCCGCCTCACCTTCACCAGCCAGACGAATGCGATCTCCGGTATCCACACCAGGCGGAACCTTAACGGAGAGGGTTTTGTATTCCTGCACACGACCCTCACCATGACAACTACGACACGGATCCTTGATCTGCTTGCCACTGCCGTGACAGTTCGGGCAGGTTTGCTGTACAGAGAAAAAGCCCTGCTGCATACGCACCTGACCAACACCACCACAGGTGGTACAGGTTTCCGCCTTGGAACCCTTAGCAGCGCCAGTACCGGTACAGGTCGTACATTCCACCTGAGTCGGAATACGAATTTTCTGGGTAACGCCTTTTACCGCCTCTTCCAGCGATAACTCCAGCGGGTAACGCAGATCCGACCCACGCTGCACCGAGCTGCGCTGACCTCCACCGCCACCACCAAAGATGTCACCAAATACATCGCCAAAGATATCACTAAAGTTGCCCGCTCCGGCGCCACCACCGAAACCGCCACCACCCTGACTGGGATCAACCCCGGCATGACCGTAACGGTCATAGG
The DNA window shown above is from Aestuariirhabdus haliotis and carries:
- the dapB gene encoding 4-hydroxy-tetrahydrodipicolinate reductase — encoded protein: MVRVAIVGAAGRMGRVLIEALQASKEAKLKAAIDRPDSSLIGSDVGELAGIGKIGVELSGSLADKLDAFDVVIDFTRPDFTLANVELCRQHGKAIVIGTTGLSGEQKHQLKRAAEDIPILFAPNMSVGVNLCLQLLAMAAKSLGDDYDVEIIEAHHRHKVDAPSGTALRMGEVVAEALDRDLAECAVYGREGVTGERDPKTIGFETIRAGDVVGDHTVLFATEGERIEITHKASSRMTFAKGALRGAVWLQHKGTGLYDMQDVLALD
- the dnaJ gene encoding molecular chaperone DnaJ produces the protein MSKRDYYEVLGVSREVSEKDLKKAYRSKAMKYHPDRNPDDHSAEEKFKEVNEAYEVLSDEAKREAYDRYGHAGVDPSQGGGGFGGGAGAGNFSDIFGDVFGDIFGGGGGGQRSSVQRGSDLRYPLELSLEEAVKGVTQKIRIPTQVECTTCTGTGAAKGSKAETCTTCGGVGQVRMQQGFFSVQQTCPNCHGSGKQIKDPCRSCHGEGRVQEYKTLSVKVPPGVDTGDRIRLAGEGEAGVNGGPSGDLYVQVSVKEHSIFHRDGKHLYCEVPITFVDAALGGELEVPTLDGRVKLKVPAETQTGKLFRLRGKGVTPVRGGSQGDLMCRVIVETPVSMTKEQKELLEALQRSFEEEGTGKQSPRKTSWFEGVKSFFEEMKS
- the carA gene encoding glutamine-hydrolyzing carbamoyl-phosphate synthase small subunit gives rise to the protein MTQSAILVLEDGSVFKGVSIGAAGETSGEVVFNTAMTGYQEILTDPSYARQMVTLTYPHIGNTGTTPEDEESTQVWAAGLIIRDLPLLASNWRNQQSLDDYLKERNVVAIADIDTRRLTRILREKGAQNGCIVAGDSVDEARALELAKAFPGLKGMDLAKEVTTDQQYQWTNGVWELETDSHPEVSELPYHVVAYDFGVKRNILRMLAARGCRLTVVPAQTPAAEVLAMNPDGIFLSNGPGDPEPCDYAIAAIKEILETDIPVFGICLGHQLMALASGASTEKMKFGHHGANHPVQDLASKVVMITSQNHGFAVSESSLPDCLKATHKSLFDGSLQGIARTDKPAFSFQGHPEASPGPHDVAPLFDRFIELIRERR